The window CTTCCACCGCCGTGGCGTACGACTCGTTGAAGACCGTGTCGCCCGCCACGTACAGGCTCGGGTGGGACAGCTCGTGGATGATCGTGCGGATCAGCGTCGCGTCCGGGTAGGTCAGCATGGTGGACAGCAGGGGGTCCTTCAGGTACCCCAGCGTGGAGTACGCGCTGACGCCGCCCACGTTCACGTCCCGGCCCGCCGCGCGCCGCGCCTGCGCGTCCGAGAGCGCCGACGCCTCGCTGAAGTACCCCCGGTACCCCACGCAGCCCGCCACCGGGAAGCACGACGTGTCCAGCGTCACGCTGAACTCCGGCGCGGAAAACACGTTCCACACCACGTACGGCCGCCCCACGTCCACGTACTTCAGGAAGGACCCGTGGTCCGGCAGGCCCAGCCCACCCGCCGCCTCCGGCGCGACCGCGAAGGCCCGCACGTCCGACGCCAGTTGCAGGCGGCGCCGCACGCCCGCCGGGGTGCCCGGATCGGCCAGCACGTCCGCCAGGGGCCGCGCGCGGCGCAGCAGGTCCAGCTGCCCGCCCGCCGCCTGCGTCAGGTACCGCACGTCCGCGCACCCGCTCAGCAGCGCCCCGCCCGCTACGAGCGCCGCCGCCCACACCACCCTGCGTCTCATGACGGCAGTCTAGCCGGGGCGGCGGAACCTCCCCCCGGGTCAGGGCAGCGTGTTCCCGGCCGCGATCAGCAGCCCGTACCATTCCTCGCGGGTCAGGGTGACGTCCGCTGCGCGCAGGCAGTCCGCCAGCCGCTCCGGGGTGGTCGTGCCCGTCACGGGCTGCATCCGCGCCGGGTGGCGCAGCAGCCACGCCATGGCGATCGTCGTGCTGCTCACGCCGTACTTCGCGGCCAGTTCGTCCAGTTTCGCGTTCAGTGCGGGGAACTTCGCGTGCCCGAT of the Deinococcus sedimenti genome contains:
- a CDS encoding aminopeptidase, which gives rise to MRRRVVWAAALVAGGALLSGCADVRYLTQAAGGQLDLLRRARPLADVLADPGTPAGVRRRLQLASDVRAFAVAPEAAGGLGLPDHGSFLKYVDVGRPYVVWNVFSAPEFSVTLDTSCFPVAGCVGYRGYFSEASALSDAQARRAAGRDVNVGGVSAYSTLGYLKDPLLSTMLTYPDATLIRTIIHELSHPSLYVAGDTVFNESYATAVEEEGMRRWLAAHGTPELREQDRLAQERQAGFEALLLDTRARLEALYATSGLTETDRRERKGAILADMNARYATLKASWGGYAGYDAFFARGVNNATLGAVAAYATMVPDFQALLARVNGHLPTFIEEARVCSRRPQAERAACLRGS